A genomic segment from Juglans regia cultivar Chandler chromosome 14, Walnut 2.0, whole genome shotgun sequence encodes:
- the LOC109000640 gene encoding lysosomal Pro-X carboxypeptidase-like, whose product MKSPISSLQSWLPLNIFLIISTSVLISSTSATTIFDIPRLSPLGGILQDPETVFSANVSDDFETFYYNQTLDHFNYMPESYSTFQQRYVINSKYWGGANRSAPILVYLGAEAPLDSTYLTAIGFLTDNAAEFKALLLYIEHRYYGESIPFGSRTEAFRNASTLGYFNSAQALADYAEIILNLKEQLQAQYSPVIVIGGSYGGMLASWFRLKYPHIAIGALASSAPILYFDDITPQDGFFSVVTKDFREASETCYQTIKDSWSIIDEVATKPDGLSVLSKTFKTCDPLSSSSGLKTNLVWMYARAAQYNHPPNYPVTTICGGIDGAPPETEILDKVFAGVVAYSGNRTCYFNATQNISETIIGWRWQVCSEMVIPIGITNNTMFQPRPFILSNFTEGYCRSIYGVLPRPQWVTTYYGGHDIKLILQRFGSNIIFSNGLKDPFSSGGVLVNISNSIVAIHTVNGSHCLDMHPANQTDPEWLVIQRKAEVNIIKGWISNYYFNLLAAFRQ is encoded by the exons ATGAAGTCTCCAATATCTTCATTGCAATCATGGCTCCCTTTGAATATCTTTCTTATCATTTCAACCTCTGTACTCATCAGCAGTACTAGTGCGACAACGATATTCGATATTCCTAGACTGAGTCCGCTTGGAGGAATTCTACAAGATCCTGAAACAGTATTCTCTGCAAATGTTTCGGATGACTTCGAAACATTTTACTATAATCAAACACTCGATCACTTCAACTATATGCCTGAAAGCTACTCCACTTTTCAGCAAAGATATGTGATCAATTCTAAGTACTGGGGTGGTGCAAATCGTAGTGCTCCAATTTTAGTTTATCTTGGCGCAGAAGCACCGTTGGATAGTACTTATCTAACTGCCATCGGATTTCTTACTGATAATGCCGCGGAGTTTAAGGCTCTCTTGCTATACATAGAG CATCGATATTATGGGGAGTCTATACCATTCGGATCAAGGACAGAAGCATTTAGAAATGCAAGCACTCTCGGGTACTTCAACTCCGCCCAAGCTTTAGCAGATTATGCAGAAATCATCTTAAACTTAAAGGAACAACTACAAGCACAATATTCCCCAGTAATTGTCATTGGAGGATCATATGGAGGAA TGCTAGCATCGTGGTTTCGGCTAAAATATCCTCACATTGCCATTGGCGCCTTGGCCTCATCAGCTCCAATCCTTTACTTCGATGACATCACTCCACAAGACGGTTTTTTCTCTGTTGTTACCAAGGATTTCAGG GAAGCTAGCGAGACCTGCTACCAAACTATAAAAGATTCATGGTCTATAATCGATGAAGTTGCAACTAAGCCTGATGGCCTTTCTGTCCTTAGCAAGACATTCAAGACTTGCGA TCCCCTAAGCTCATCTTCTGGGCTCAAGACCAATTTGGTGTGGATGTATGCCCGTGCAGCTCAATATAATCATCCCCCAAACTATCCGGTTACCACAATCTGCGGTGGCATAGATGGAGCTCCTCCTGAAACAGAGATTCTTGACAAAGTATTTGCGGGTGTTGTTGCCTATTCTGGAAATAGAACATGCTATTTCAATGCAACTCAAAATATATCTGAAACAATTATAGGTTGGAGATGGCAG GTATGTAGTGAGATGGTGATTCCCATAGGAATTACCAATAATACCATGTTCCAACCTAGACCTTTTATCCTAAGCAACTTCACTGAGGGGTACTGCAGAAGCATATATGGTGTACTGCCTCGGCCTCAGTGGGTCACTACTTACTATGGAGGCCAt GATATAAAATTAATCCTCCAAAGGTTTGGAAGCAACATCATCTTCTCCAATGGGCTCAAAGATCCTTTTAGCAGTGGCGG GGTGCTTGTAAACATATCAAACAGTATCGTTGCCATCCATACAGTTAACG GATCTCATTGCCTGGATATGCATCCAGCAAACCAAACCGATCCAGAGTGGTTGGTCATACAGAGAAAAGCTGAGGTTAATATCATCAAAGGATGGATCAGCAACTACTACTTTAATCTCCTTGCAGCTTTCAGgcaataa
- the LOC109000658 gene encoding vacuolar protein sorting-associated protein 41 homolog, giving the protein MAPIPSENGVEGDDEREEVDEEEDDDEEEEEEEEEEEDEPRLKYQRMGGSIPSLLASDAASCIAVAERMIALGTHGGTIHILDFLGNQVKEFHAHKAVVNDLSFDIEGEYVGSCSDDGSVVINSLFTDEKMKFEYHRPMKAIALDPDYARKTSRRFVAGGLAGHLYYNTKKWLGYRDQVLHSGEGPIHSVKWRTSLIAWANDAGVKVYDTADDQRITFIERPRGSPHPELLVPHLVWQDDTLLVIGWGTSIKIASIRTNQHRATNGTYRHVPMPSMNQVDIVASFQTSYFISGVAPFGDTLVVLAYIPGEEDGEKQFSSNLPSRQGHAQRPEVRIVTWSNDEHSTDALPVHGFEHYKAKDYSLAYAPFSGSSYAGGQWAAGDEPLYYIVSPKDVVIAKPRDTEDHIAWLLQHGWHEKALAAVEAGQGRSELLDEVGSRYLDHLIVERKYAEAASLCPKLLRGSASAWERWVFHFAHLRQLPVLVPYIPTENPRLRDTAYEVALVALATNPSFHEDLLSTVKSWPRVIYSALPVISAIEPQLNTSSMTDPLKEALAQLYIIDGQYEKAFSIYADLMKPEVFDFIEKYNLHHAIREKVVQLMMIDCKHAVPLFIQNKDLISPSEVVSQLLNASNKHDHRYFLHLYLHSLFEVNPHAGKDFHDMQVELYADYDPKMLLPFLRSSQHYTLEKAYEICIRRDLLREQVFILGRMGNSKQALAVIINNLGDIEEAVEFVTMQHDDDLWEELINQCLHKPEMVGVLLEHTVGNLDPLYIVNMVPNGLEIPRLRDRLVKIITDYRTETSLRHGCNDILKADCVNLLVKYYKEARHGIYLSNEEDEARAKRNGSKSSQVTEKSSSVRTTEVKSKTKGGARCCMCFDPFSIQNVSVIVFFCCHAYHTNCLMDSTYNVGGKKEYGATSREPVVDYEHDNGDVDDDDEGSQSGARRMRCILCTTAAS; this is encoded by the exons ATGGCTCCGATTCCCTCGGAGAACGGCGTCGAgggagacgatgagagagaagAAGTGGACGAAGAAGAAGACGATgacgaggaagaagaagaagaagaagaggaggaagaagatgagccGAGGCTTAAGTACCAGAGAATGGGGGGCAGTATACCGTCCCTGCTGGCGAGCGATGCGGCGTCGTGTATCGCGGTTGCTGAGCGCATGATCGCTCTCGGTACCCACGGCGGTACCATCCACATCCTCGATTTTCTTGGGAACCAG GTTAAGGAATTCCATGCTCATAAAGCAGTCGTCAATGACCTTAGCTTCGATATAGAAGGAGAATATGTAGGAAGCTGTTCTGATGATGGATCTGTTGTAATAAACAGTCTTTTCACTGATGAGAAAATGAAGTTTGAGTATCATCGCCCGATGAAAGCTATTGCTCTGGACCCAGATTATGCAAGAAAAACGTCAAGAAGATTTGTAGCTGGTGGTTTAGCAGgtcatttatattataataccAAGAAATGGCTAGGCTATCGTGATCAG GTTTTGCATTCTGGTGAAGGTCCAATTCATTCGGTGAAATGGAGAACAAGTCTCATTGCTTGGGCTAATGATGCAGGTGTGAAAGTTTATGACACTGCAGATGATCAGCGTATAACATTTATTGAAAGACCAAGAGGAAGCCCACATCCTGAACTTTTGGTTCCTCACTTAGTTTGGCAG GATGACACTCTCTTGGTCATTGGCTGGGGAACATCCATAAAAATTGCATCCATTAGAACGAATCAGCATAGAGCAACTAATGGGACATATAGACATGTTCCAATGCCAAGTATGAACCAGGTGGATATTGTGGCATCTTTCCAAACCAGCTATTTCATTTCTGGAGTTGCTCCCTTTGGTGACACTTTGGTTGTTCTAGCATATATTCCTGGGGAAGAAGATGGGGAGAAGCAATTTAGTAGCAACCTTCCATCACGGCAG GGACATGCACAGAGACCAGAAGTACGCATAGTAACATGGAGTAATGATGAACATTCAACAGATGCCCTGCCTGTTCATGGCTTTGAGCATTACAAGGCAAAGGACTATTCCCTAGCTTATGCTCCTTTCTCAG GTAGCAGCTATGCTGGCGGTCAGTGGGCTGCAGGTGATGAGCCATTGTATTATATTGTATCCCCAAAGGATGTAGTTATTGCAAAACCAAG GGACACCGAAGATCATATTGCTTGGCTTCTTCAACATGGGTGGCATGAAAAAGCTTTGGCAGCTGTTGAAGCTGGTCAGGGCCGGAGTGAGCTACTCGATGag GTGGGATCTAGGTATCTCGATCATTTGATTGTGGAAAGGAAGTACGCTGAAGCTGCATCTTTGTGTCCCAAATTGTTGCGAGGATCTGCTTCTGCATGGGAAAG ATGGGTCTTCCACTTTGCTCATCTACGTCAGCTTCCTGTGTTGGTTCCATACATACCAACAGAAAACCCAAGACTGCGTGATACTGCTTATGAG GTTGCTCTTGTAGCTTTGGCTACAAATCCTTCTTTCCATGAGGATCTCTTGTCAACTGTCAAATCTTGGCCACGTGTGATTTATTCTGCATTGCCTGTTATTTCGGCCATTGAACCGCAGCTTAATACTTCATCCATGACTGATCCGCTCAAAGAG GCACTAGCACAGTTGTATATAATTGATGGGCAATATGAGAAAGCCTTTTCAATCTATGCTGAT CTTATGAAGCCAGAAGTCTTTGACTTCATCGAAAAATATAACTTGCATCATGCAATTCGTGAAAAG GTTGTGCAACTTATGATGATAGATTGCAAGCATGCAGTTCCgttatttatacaaaataaggACTTGATTAGTCCATCTGAGGTTGTTTCACAACTTCTGAACGCCAGCAATAAGCATGATCATAGATATTTCCTGCACCTATACCTCCATTCATTATTTGAAGTAAATCCACATGCTGGAAAGGATTTTCATGATATGCAG GTGGAGCTTTATGCAGACTATGATCCAAAGATGTTACTTCCTTTTCTTCGTAGTAGTCAACATTATACACTTGAAAAG GcatatgaaatttgcatcaGAAGAGATCTTCTAAGGGAGCAAGTCTTCATCCTGGGAAGAATGGGGAATTCTAAACAAGCCCTTGCTGTCATTATAAATAACTTAGGGGATATAGAGGAG GCTGTAGAGTTTGTGACCATGCAGCATGATGATGACCTTTGGGAAGAATTAATAAACCAATGTCTTCACAAACCTGAAATG GTCGGCGTTTTGTTGGAGCACACAGTTGGAAATCTTGATCCTCTCTATATTGTAAATATGGTTCCCAATGGCTTGGAGATACCTCG GCTTAGGGATCGACTTGTCAAGATCATTACTGATTACAGGACTGAAACATCCCTAAGACATGGCTGCAATGATATCCTCAAG GCTGATTGTGTCAACCTCTTGGTTAAATACTACAAAGAGGCAAGACATGGGATTTACTTGAGCAACGAAGAAGATGAAGCACGGGCAAAGAGGAACGGCAGTAAGTCTTCTCAGGTGACTGAAAAATCATCGAGTGTAAGAACCACGGAGGTTAAGTCTAAAACTAAGGGGGGTGCAAGGTGTTGCATGTGTTTTGATCCCTTCTCTATTCAAAATGTATCGGTCATCGTTTTCTTTTGCTGTCATGCTTATCACACGAACTGTCTTATGGATTCTACCTATAATGTTGGCGGCAAGAAAGAGTATGGAGCCACTTCTCGGGAGCCTGTAGTAGACTATGAGCATGATAATGGTGAtgtagatgatgatgatgaaggttCGCAGTCGGGTGCGCGTCGTATGCGTTGTATCTTATGTACTACAGCTGCTAGTTGA